A section of the Petrimonas sulfuriphila genome encodes:
- a CDS encoding sugar porter family MFS transporter, which translates to MQNLNTVVSEKRINLTGISLIAALAGFIFGFDTVVISGANLPIKELWNTSPLFHGFFIMSMALWGTVIGAIFGGFPTEKFGRKKVLLSVGILFSLSTIGTALATNPYSFSFFRFIGGLGIGISSVVAPIYISEISTPANRGKLTGMYQFNIVFGLLIAYISNYFLKGFDGANDWRWMLGVMIIPSLVYALLVIFVPESPRWLVMKNREGEAEEIITRLGINHPKEEVQTIANHIREQMKRKKSSLFIPRYKRILWLAFFIAFFNQWSGINFILYYAPEILERSGLAARDSLMNSILLGGINIIFTFLGLYLIDKLGRKKLLIIGSFGYIISLVMVAWSFYTHAGSMVLLVFLLLFCASHAIGQGTVIWVFISEIFPTGIRAKGQSFGASIHWVFAALITLITPVFLDSERGVFRENPWPIFAFFAFMMVLQLIWVLLKVPETRGISLEALSKKLIPDK; encoded by the coding sequence ATGCAAAACCTAAATACAGTAGTTTCTGAAAAGAGAATTAATTTAACCGGTATTTCCCTTATAGCTGCCTTGGCCGGTTTCATTTTTGGGTTTGACACGGTTGTCATTTCCGGAGCCAATTTACCCATTAAGGAACTGTGGAACACCTCCCCACTATTTCATGGATTTTTTATCATGTCCATGGCTTTATGGGGCACCGTGATCGGAGCAATTTTCGGTGGGTTTCCCACGGAAAAATTCGGAAGAAAAAAAGTATTGCTCAGCGTCGGGATCTTGTTCAGCTTATCAACAATAGGAACGGCATTGGCTACAAACCCCTATTCTTTTTCTTTCTTTCGATTTATCGGGGGATTGGGGATCGGAATATCTTCTGTTGTGGCCCCCATCTATATATCGGAAATTTCTACTCCGGCAAACAGGGGAAAGCTTACCGGAATGTATCAGTTCAACATTGTATTTGGTTTGCTGATAGCATATATTTCAAATTATTTTTTAAAGGGATTTGACGGAGCAAACGATTGGCGTTGGATGCTGGGTGTTATGATTATACCTTCTCTTGTTTACGCACTGCTGGTAATCTTTGTTCCCGAAAGTCCAAGATGGCTGGTGATGAAAAACAGGGAGGGAGAAGCTGAAGAAATAATTACCCGGCTAGGGATTAATCATCCGAAAGAAGAGGTTCAAACCATTGCAAACCATATCAGGGAACAAATGAAGCGTAAAAAATCTTCCCTTTTTATCCCCCGGTACAAACGTATCCTGTGGTTGGCTTTCTTCATCGCTTTTTTCAATCAGTGGTCGGGTATTAATTTTATTCTCTACTATGCTCCCGAGATTCTGGAACGATCCGGATTGGCAGCTAGAGACTCCTTAATGAACTCCATCCTGCTTGGCGGAATAAACATCATTTTTACTTTTTTAGGATTATACCTTATCGATAAGCTGGGCCGGAAAAAATTACTTATTATCGGCTCATTCGGATACATTATAAGCCTTGTAATGGTTGCGTGGAGTTTCTATACTCACGCCGGATCCATGGTCCTGCTGGTCTTTTTGTTGTTGTTCTGCGCATCGCACGCTATCGGACAAGGCACGGTTATCTGGGTCTTTATTTCGGAAATATTCCCAACCGGTATCCGGGCGAAAGGCCAGTCTTTCGGTGCGAGTATACATTGGGTCTTTGCTGCCCTCATTACGTTGATCACTCCTGTTTTTTTGGATTCCGAAAGAGGTGTCTTCCGGGAAAACCCCTGGCCCATATTTGCCTTCTTTGCCTTCATGATGGTGCTGCAACTGATATGGGTATTACTGAAAGTACCTGAAACCCGGGGGATCTCCCTG